From a single Micromonas commoda chromosome 5, complete sequence genomic region:
- a CDS encoding predicted protein gives MSGRGKGGKGLGKGGAKRHRKVLRDNIQGITKPAIRRLARRGGVKRISGLIYEETRGVLKVFLENVIRDAVTYTEHARRKTVTAMDVVYALKRQGRTLYGFGG, from the coding sequence GTCTGGACGTGGAAAGGGAGGCAAGGGACTCGGAAAGGGCGGCGCCAAGCGCCACCGCAAGGTCCTTCGCGACAACATCCAGGGCATCACCAAGcccgccatccgccgcctcgcacgcCGTGGTGGTGTCAAGCGCATCTCCGGCCTCATCTACGAGGAGACCCGCGGTGTCCTCAAGGTCTTCCTCGAGAACGTCATCCGTGACGCCGTGACCTACACCGAGCACGCCCGCCGCAAGACCGTCACCGCCATGGACGTCGTCTACGCGCTCAAGCGCCAGGGCCGCACCCTCTACGGCTTCGGCGGCTAA